A window of Dorea formicigenerans contains these coding sequences:
- a CDS encoding DNA internalization-related competence protein ComEC/Rec2: protein MKNRPLCSLCLVIAILIGILTAGAGAKFVSELRPSPVEQYGEKDDWLIVRGQVYKKEEKEKYQILYLKKCYVYFQKDQQSQQNQQSQQSLIKESRMLIYDEKKNKIQIGNEVEAEGKLSFFETARNPGDFDQKAYYQRQNIHGKVWSETLRITDHTVKRIQNVLENIRVHCRNILLSEAGEKNGSILSTILLGEKSQMDPEIKKLYQVNGIGHILAISGLHLSVIGIGIYQLLRKLTGSYTIGGIGGIFFFFLYVLMIGVTVSVIRAGIMYLFRVGAEIAGRHYDSVTALSVAAAVVLIWRPLSIYDGAFWLSFFAVFAVVVIMPAGQMEKAKTRTEIDIQKNRENKAWIIQIKSMIISNIEMQLFLLPVVLYFFYEFPLYATFLNLLVIPLMTILLSLGITGSFICMLCSGMFKIPGKCMLVICGFILTIYERCCEFFLELPGARVVIGRIKIWQILFYYGCVVVICVIYYYEKKHTQKKEYAKGQERNEAQECEKQRKRGNILTGMLCALGLFVLLHRFDSLSQMQVTVLDVGQGDGIFLKSPGGMTCMIDGGSSDVKNVGQYRIEPYLLSKGVGTLDYVFISHGDSDHTNGIEEMISRQKIGVKIKTLVFPKESVWDESLKKLAIYAIENGVQVAVMEQGQEIEKQGMKILCLCPGSDYSGETGNGASMVLSVSYREFDFLFTGDVEGIGEEKLCESIEKYCPEKAFEVLKAAHHGSRNSSSEIFLQKVRPKYTIISAGIENSYGHPHRETIERLEKNGSRILATANCGGIEITVEFGGKIQYTLKEGSETTAYEESE from the coding sequence TTGAAGAACAGACCACTATGCAGTTTATGCCTGGTGATCGCAATTTTAATCGGAATCCTGACAGCCGGGGCGGGTGCGAAGTTCGTGTCAGAGCTTCGCCCTTCTCCTGTTGAACAATATGGAGAAAAAGATGATTGGCTGATTGTCAGGGGCCAGGTATATAAAAAAGAAGAAAAAGAAAAGTATCAGATATTATATCTGAAAAAATGTTATGTCTATTTTCAGAAAGATCAACAGAGTCAACAAAATCAACAAAGTCAGCAATCGTTAATAAAAGAATCCAGAATGCTCATTTATGATGAGAAGAAAAATAAGATACAGATAGGAAATGAGGTGGAGGCGGAAGGGAAGCTTAGTTTTTTTGAAACTGCGCGTAATCCGGGGGATTTTGATCAGAAAGCCTATTATCAAAGGCAGAATATTCACGGAAAAGTATGGAGTGAAACTTTAAGAATAACAGACCACACAGTAAAACGGATACAAAATGTATTGGAGAATATACGAGTACATTGTAGAAATATATTACTGAGTGAAGCGGGAGAGAAAAACGGCAGTATTTTAAGCACCATACTTCTTGGAGAAAAATCCCAGATGGACCCAGAGATAAAAAAACTATATCAGGTGAACGGAATCGGACATATATTGGCAATTTCCGGTTTGCACCTGTCGGTAATCGGAATCGGAATTTATCAGTTACTTAGAAAACTGACAGGAAGTTATACGATAGGAGGAATCGGAGGCATATTCTTTTTCTTTCTTTATGTATTGATGATTGGGGTTACAGTATCTGTGATCCGTGCCGGTATTATGTATTTGTTCCGGGTAGGTGCAGAAATCGCGGGGAGACATTATGACAGTGTGACGGCACTTTCTGTGGCAGCGGCAGTAGTACTCATCTGGAGGCCGCTCAGTATTTACGACGGGGCGTTCTGGCTGTCATTTTTTGCAGTATTTGCAGTGGTGGTTATAATGCCAGCCGGACAGATGGAGAAAGCAAAAACAAGAACAGAGATAGACATTCAGAAAAACAGAGAAAATAAGGCTTGGATAATACAAATAAAAAGCATGATAATAAGCAACATAGAAATGCAATTATTTCTTTTACCTGTTGTTCTGTATTTTTTTTATGAATTTCCACTCTATGCAACATTTTTAAATCTGCTTGTAATTCCGCTCATGACAATTTTGCTGAGCCTGGGAATTACTGGAAGTTTTATATGTATGTTGTGCTCTGGTATGTTCAAGATTCCAGGAAAGTGTATGCTGGTAATCTGTGGCTTTATTCTGACGATTTATGAAAGATGCTGTGAGTTTTTTTTGGAACTTCCTGGGGCAAGAGTCGTTATTGGAAGAATTAAGATCTGGCAGATATTGTTCTACTACGGCTGCGTCGTGGTCATATGTGTTATATACTACTATGAAAAGAAACATACTCAGAAAAAAGAGTATGCGAAAGGGCAGGAACGCAATGAAGCACAGGAATGTGAAAAACAAAGAAAACGTGGAAATATATTGACAGGAATGTTATGTGCTTTGGGATTATTTGTTCTGCTTCACCGTTTTGATAGTTTGTCGCAGATGCAAGTGACGGTGTTGGATGTGGGTCAAGGTGATGGAATATTTTTAAAGAGTCCCGGAGGTATGACCTGTATGATTGACGGAGGGAGCAGTGATGTGAAGAATGTCGGGCAGTACAGGATCGAGCCATATCTGTTATCGAAAGGAGTCGGGACACTGGATTATGTGTTCATTTCCCATGGTGACAGTGACCACACGAACGGGATTGAAGAAATGATATCGAGGCAGAAAATCGGTGTGAAGATTAAAACGCTTGTATTTCCAAAAGAAAGTGTCTGGGACGAAAGCCTGAAGAAATTAGCAATATATGCAATAGAAAATGGAGTGCAGGTAGCGGTTATGGAGCAAGGACAGGAGATTGAAAAACAGGGAATGAAAATCCTCTGTCTTTGTCCGGGGAGTGATTATTCCGGAGAAACTGGTAATGGAGCTTCCATGGTTTTATCTGTCAGTTACCGGGAATTTGATTTTTTATTTACCGGGGATGTGGAAGGTATAGGGGAAGAAAAACTTTGTGAATCTATAGAAAAATATTGTCCTGAAAAAGCATTTGAGGTATTGAAGGCGGCACATCATGGTTCCAGAAATTCCTCTTCTGAAATATTTCTTCAGAAAGTCAGACCAAAGTACACAATCATATCGGCTGGGATAGAGAATTCATATGGGCATCCGCACAGAGAAACTATTGAAAGATTAGAAAAAAACGGCAGCCGGATCTTAGCTACGGCAAATTGTGGAGGAATTGAAATCACGGTTGAATTCGGTGGGAAAATTCAGTATACTCTTAAGGAAGGGAGCGAAACGACAGCTTATGAAGAATCTGAATGA
- a CDS encoding GerMN domain-containing protein: MKKRRKFTALLGILICVALLMSCKKNDTGEETYELYYVNVQTQALEQEKVQIEGDTTEEKIESMLKELKKNPEDVEVKSTFPKKIKVEKWELTNGRLGISFNQEYKNVKKVPELLFRASLVQSLIQIDGVDSVKLYIGGDPLCDANGNEIGAMNDEYFVQNIGSTLHTYQSVDLELYFANSEGDKLVTETEHVRYNSNTLKEKLIVEELMKGPFAETYKKVIPMDTVLLGVSVKDDVCYVNFDNGFLNMTDIQPEVTIYSIVNSIIRGGSASKVQILVNGDSNLKYQDQVDLSQPLTEREDIVED, translated from the coding sequence ATGAAAAAACGAAGGAAATTTACAGCTTTGTTAGGGATTCTTATATGCGTGGCTCTCCTTATGTCCTGTAAGAAAAATGATACGGGTGAGGAAACTTATGAACTGTATTATGTAAATGTACAGACCCAGGCACTGGAACAGGAAAAAGTTCAAATAGAAGGGGATACTACGGAAGAGAAGATTGAATCTATGCTAAAAGAACTGAAGAAAAATCCAGAAGATGTAGAAGTAAAGAGTACATTTCCCAAAAAGATAAAAGTGGAAAAATGGGAACTTACAAATGGACGACTGGGGATATCTTTTAATCAGGAATATAAAAATGTGAAAAAAGTGCCGGAACTTCTTTTTCGTGCGTCACTGGTTCAGTCACTGATACAGATTGATGGGGTTGATTCTGTAAAATTATATATTGGTGGGGATCCATTGTGCGATGCGAATGGTAACGAAATCGGAGCTATGAATGACGAATATTTTGTTCAGAATATAGGTTCCACACTTCATACATATCAAAGTGTAGATCTTGAATTGTATTTTGCAAACAGTGAGGGAGATAAGCTTGTGACAGAGACAGAACATGTCCGGTACAACAGCAATACATTGAAAGAGAAGTTGATTGTAGAAGAACTGATGAAAGGACCTTTTGCAGAAACTTATAAAAAGGTCATTCCTATGGATACGGTACTTTTGGGTGTGTCTGTGAAAGATGATGTATGTTATGTGAATTTTGATAATGGATTTTTGAATATGACAGATATACAGCCGGAAGTTACTATTTATTCTATCGTAAATTCTATAATTCGAGGAGGAAGTGCATCAAAAGTACAGATTCTGGTTAATGGAGATTCAAATCTTAAGTATCAGGATCAGGTGGATCTTAGCCAGCCGCTTACAGAGCGGGAAGATATTGTGGAGGATTAA
- a CDS encoding sensor histidine kinase, whose amino-acid sequence MYIRSGELVIILGVKKYLKRSRLGSLRFQIGFLIILAGIIPVLIIEGVLLSTYEKRAVNVRTAEIQSQCTILCNQLGDSSDLKGKNSEFIKTELDQLTNIYNGRVMLIDDNFQIMEDTYGMDDGKTIVSGDVIQCLKGQGTSHYDSGNRYIEVTSPIADSQTNEVKGVMLVSVSTDTIVDTLHELRSSVRTVGGVILIIWVLIALVFSKLMVRPFIRITRSLENATAGYDESMLHENAYTETRQMTEAFNKMLGRLRVLDDSRTEFVSNVSHELKTPLTSMKVLSDSLLTQEDVPVELYKEFMGDLSEEIERENKIINDLLSLVKMDKTADTMNISSVNINTLVERILKQLRPIAAKNNIEVVFESFRPVTAEVDEVKLSLAITNLVENAIKYNQENGWVHVALNADHKLFYIEVADSGIGIAPEETDHIFERFYRVDKSHSREIGGTGLGLAIARSAIVMHRGAIKVYSQPGKGTTFTVKIPLTYVS is encoded by the coding sequence ATGTACATACGAAGTGGGGAGTTGGTTATTATTTTAGGGGTTAAGAAGTATTTGAAAAGAAGCAGACTAGGGAGTCTCAGGTTTCAGATTGGATTCCTGATCATTCTGGCAGGGATCATTCCGGTGCTGATCATTGAAGGGGTACTCCTTAGTACTTATGAAAAAAGGGCAGTGAATGTACGCACTGCCGAGATTCAGAGTCAATGTACAATTCTATGCAATCAATTGGGTGACAGCAGTGACCTGAAGGGAAAAAATTCAGAATTTATAAAGACAGAACTCGACCAGTTGACAAATATTTACAATGGCCGGGTGATGTTGATCGATGATAATTTTCAGATTATGGAAGATACATATGGAATGGACGATGGAAAGACCATTGTTTCAGGTGATGTGATTCAGTGTTTAAAAGGGCAGGGAACCAGCCATTATGATTCGGGGAACCGCTATATTGAAGTGACTTCACCGATTGCTGATTCACAGACCAATGAAGTAAAGGGCGTTATGTTAGTCAGTGTGTCCACAGATACGATCGTAGATACACTTCATGAACTTCGGTCAAGTGTCAGAACAGTAGGAGGCGTAATCCTGATCATCTGGGTGCTTATAGCACTGGTATTCAGTAAGCTTATGGTCCGACCATTCATCAGAATTACCAGATCACTGGAAAATGCAACGGCGGGCTATGATGAAAGTATGCTCCATGAAAATGCATATACAGAGACGAGACAGATGACAGAAGCATTTAATAAAATGCTGGGAAGACTCCGGGTGTTGGATGATTCAAGGACAGAATTTGTGTCAAATGTGTCTCATGAATTGAAAACACCACTTACGTCTATGAAGGTATTATCAGATTCATTGCTGACACAGGAAGATGTTCCGGTGGAGTTGTACAAGGAGTTTATGGGGGATCTGTCAGAAGAAATAGAGCGTGAGAACAAGATTATTAATGATCTTCTATCTCTCGTTAAAATGGACAAAACAGCGGATACGATGAATATTTCTTCCGTGAACATTAATACTCTTGTGGAAAGAATATTAAAACAGCTTCGTCCAATTGCGGCAAAAAATAATATAGAGGTGGTGTTTGAAAGTTTCCGACCGGTGACTGCAGAGGTAGATGAAGTAAAATTATCGCTTGCAATCACAAACCTGGTGGAAAATGCGATTAAATATAATCAGGAAAATGGCTGGGTGCATGTGGCGTTAAATGCAGATCACAAGTTGTTTTATATTGAAGTGGCTGATTCCGGCATTGGAATCGCACCGGAGGAGACAGATCATATTTTTGAGAGATTCTACCGGGTAGATAAGTCTCACTCCAGAGAAATCGGAGGAACCGGACTTGGACTTGCGATTGCAAGAAGTGCAATTGTTATGCACAGAGGTGCGATTAAGGTTTACAGTCAGCCGGGAAAAGGAACAACATTTACAGTGAAAATTCCATTGACTTACGTGTCATAG
- a CDS encoding response regulator transcription factor, protein MSRKVLVVDDEKLIVKGIRFSLEQDGMDVDCAYDGEEALKLIRENKYNIILLDVMLPKLDGFQVCQQVREFSDVPIVMLTAKGEDMDKILGLEYGADDYITKPFNILEVKARIKAIMRRTERQTEERPKGRQIVKGDMKIDCEGRRVVIGEREVNLTAKEFDLLELLAMNQDKVYSRENLLNIVWGYEYPGDARTVDVHIRRLREKIEKNPSDPKYVHTKWGVGYYFRG, encoded by the coding sequence ATGAGCAGAAAAGTATTAGTAGTAGACGATGAAAAACTGATTGTGAAGGGAATAAGGTTCAGTCTGGAACAAGATGGTATGGATGTGGACTGTGCCTATGACGGTGAGGAAGCATTGAAACTGATCCGTGAGAATAAGTATAACATTATTCTTTTGGATGTGATGCTGCCTAAACTGGATGGATTTCAGGTGTGTCAGCAGGTACGTGAATTTTCTGATGTGCCAATTGTGATGCTGACAGCAAAAGGCGAGGATATGGACAAGATCCTCGGACTGGAATATGGTGCAGATGATTATATCACGAAGCCATTTAACATTCTGGAAGTGAAGGCAAGAATCAAGGCAATCATGAGAAGAACCGAAAGACAGACAGAGGAACGGCCGAAAGGAAGACAGATCGTCAAAGGTGATATGAAGATCGACTGCGAAGGAAGAAGAGTTGTAATCGGAGAACGGGAAGTGAATCTGACAGCAAAGGAATTTGATCTTCTGGAGCTTCTTGCAATGAATCAGGATAAAGTCTATAGCAGAGAGAATCTTCTGAATATCGTATGGGGATATGAGTATCCCGGTGACGCAAGAACTGTCGATGTACATATCCGGAGACTTCGGGAGAAGATAGAAAAGAATCCGAGTGATCCGAAGTATGTACATACGAAGTGGGGAGTTGGTTATTATTTTAGGGGTTAA
- a CDS encoding helix-hairpin-helix domain-containing protein, protein MSRTRWNYRYFIRSVVVIMCVVFCVGCQKKSQETDLKTVSVREEEPESTPEDSREDTTEDVGKVKEEDTAKKKDDAVPDTEDRPEKLYVHVCGNVNQPGVYELQQDSRVFEAIEAAGGMTTTAAFSYLNQAELLKDGQQIYVPSQEEVDSGKVTSTRNASESDETFSVQAVENVSGQDDGKVNLNTASKEELLTLNGIGDVRAQAILKYREEHGEFRSIEELMEVEGIKKGTFQKLKDQIKI, encoded by the coding sequence ATGAGTAGGACAAGGTGGAATTACAGGTATTTTATCAGAAGCGTAGTTGTAATTATGTGCGTGGTATTTTGTGTGGGCTGCCAGAAAAAGTCACAGGAGACAGATCTTAAGACAGTGTCTGTCAGGGAAGAAGAACCGGAAAGTACACCGGAAGACTCAAGAGAAGATACCACAGAAGATGTCGGAAAAGTGAAGGAAGAAGACACTGCTAAGAAGAAAGATGATGCGGTGCCTGACACAGAAGATAGACCAGAGAAGCTGTATGTACATGTGTGCGGCAATGTAAATCAGCCAGGAGTCTATGAATTACAACAGGATAGCAGAGTTTTTGAAGCGATAGAGGCAGCAGGAGGTATGACTACAACTGCCGCTTTTTCTTATCTGAATCAGGCTGAGCTTCTAAAGGACGGGCAGCAGATTTATGTTCCGTCACAGGAAGAGGTAGATTCCGGAAAAGTTACGTCAACCAGAAATGCATCTGAGAGTGATGAGACATTCAGTGTGCAGGCTGTGGAAAATGTATCCGGGCAGGATGACGGAAAAGTTAATTTGAATACAGCTTCAAAAGAAGAATTGCTGACATTAAATGGAATTGGTGATGTGCGTGCACAGGCAATTTTAAAATACCGGGAAGAACATGGCGAATTCCGCTCAATAGAAGAGCTTATGGAAGTAGAAGGAATCAAAAAGGGGACCTTTCAGAAATTAAAAGATCAGATTAAGATTTGA
- a CDS encoding DMT family transporter encodes MVGFFIALLSGALMSIQGVFNTEVTKTTGMWVGNAWVQLTAFAVCLIAWLIAGRDNPMVLMKVEPRYLLLGGVIGAGITLTVIRAMNQLGPAKAALLIVIAQLIVAYGIELLGLFGVDKEPLEWRKVIGMGIALIGIAIFQWK; translated from the coding sequence ATGGTCGGTTTTTTTATTGCTCTTTTATCAGGGGCATTGATGAGTATACAAGGTGTTTTTAATACAGAAGTTACCAAGACGACAGGTATGTGGGTTGGCAATGCATGGGTGCAGCTTACTGCATTTGCCGTCTGTCTGATTGCCTGGCTGATTGCAGGTAGAGATAATCCGATGGTACTTATGAAAGTAGAGCCCAGATATCTGCTTTTGGGAGGAGTGATCGGAGCTGGAATTACACTTACAGTAATTCGGGCAATGAACCAGCTTGGCCCGGCAAAAGCAGCATTACTGATTGTTATCGCACAGTTGATCGTAGCTTATGGGATTGAACTTCTCGGATTGTTTGGGGTTGATAAAGAACCTCTGGAATGGAGAAAAGTAATCGGCATGGGGATAGCACTGATTGGAATTGCAATTTTTCAGTGGAAATAA
- a CDS encoding aspartate aminotransferase family protein encodes MMENNQTNIYMEETNSELVHTYNRFPVVLDHGEGVYLYDTEGKKYLDFAAGIAVCGLGYSNEEYKTALKNQIDLLTHTSNLYYNTTCGKAAKALLKACEMDKVFFTNSGTEAIEGALKAARKYAYKKGTGRYEFIAMEDSFHGRSMGALSVTGTEHYRTPFEPLIPGVKFAKYNDLDSVKALVSDKTCAIILEALQGEGGITPATDEFMKGLRQICDEEEILLICDEIQCGMGRTGSMFAWQGYGVKPDIMTMAKAIGNGVPVGAFAMTKEVAEYSLEPGDHGTTYGGNPLACAAVAKTLELFEKYDLTAHVREIGAYLTEKLDELVAANDAVLERRGIGLIQGIKVKKPVGEISSEALKEGLLIISAKGNVLRLVPPLVIEKEHVDEMLEILKKVL; translated from the coding sequence ATGATGGAGAATAATCAGACAAATATATATATGGAAGAGACAAACTCAGAACTGGTCCATACATATAACCGTTTTCCGGTTGTCTTAGATCATGGTGAGGGTGTTTATCTTTATGATACAGAAGGAAAGAAGTATCTGGATTTTGCGGCAGGAATTGCGGTATGTGGACTTGGATACAGTAATGAAGAGTATAAGACTGCATTAAAAAATCAGATCGATCTTCTGACACATACTTCGAATTTATACTATAATACAACGTGCGGAAAAGCAGCAAAAGCACTTTTGAAAGCATGTGAGATGGATAAAGTATTTTTTACTAACAGTGGTACAGAGGCAATTGAAGGTGCATTAAAAGCTGCCAGAAAATATGCTTACAAAAAAGGTACCGGACGTTATGAGTTCATTGCTATGGAAGATTCTTTCCATGGAAGAAGTATGGGAGCATTGTCTGTTACCGGAACAGAGCATTACAGAACGCCATTTGAGCCACTGATACCGGGCGTGAAATTTGCAAAATACAATGACCTTGACAGTGTAAAAGCACTGGTAAGTGATAAGACATGCGCAATTATTCTGGAAGCTCTTCAGGGGGAAGGCGGAATCACTCCGGCTACTGATGAATTTATGAAAGGACTCCGCCAGATTTGTGATGAAGAAGAAATTCTTCTGATTTGTGACGAGATTCAGTGTGGTATGGGACGTACAGGTTCTATGTTTGCATGGCAGGGATATGGTGTAAAACCGGACATCATGACGATGGCAAAAGCAATTGGAAATGGAGTTCCGGTAGGAGCATTTGCCATGACAAAAGAAGTGGCAGAATATTCTCTTGAGCCGGGAGATCACGGAACAACTTATGGTGGAAATCCGCTGGCGTGTGCAGCAGTTGCCAAGACGCTGGAGTTATTTGAAAAATATGATCTCACAGCTCATGTGCGTGAGATTGGCGCGTATCTGACAGAAAAGCTGGATGAACTTGTTGCAGCAAATGACGCAGTTCTGGAGAGACGAGGAATTGGACTTATCCAGGGGATTAAGGTTAAGAAGCCGGTAGGAGAGATTAGCTCGGAGGCACTGAAAGAAGGACTTCTTATTATCAGTGCAAAGGGGAATGTACTTCGCCTGGTTCCGCCACTTGTGATTGAAAAAGAGCATGTAGATGAGATGCTGGAGATTTTGAAAAAGGTTCTGTAA
- the argB gene encoding acetylglutamate kinase: MNKDMQQYLDKAEVLIEALPYIQRFNRKIIVVKYGGSAMVDEELKARVIQDVTLLKLVGFKPIIVHGGGKEISRWVGKVGMKPEFKNGLRVTDEATMELAEMVLGKVNKSLVQLVESLGVRAIGISGKDGRLLSVKKKYANGEDIGFVGDVTNVNADILYDLLEKDFLPIICPVGLDDDNNTYNINADDAACAIAKAMKAEKLAFLTDIEGVYKDPQDSSTLISELTVSEAHKLVGDGYIGGGMLPKINNCIEAIESGVSRVHILDGRIPHCLLLEIFTNKGIGTAILNDSERRYYDGE, from the coding sequence ATGAATAAAGATATGCAGCAATATTTGGATAAAGCAGAAGTACTGATTGAGGCGCTTCCATATATCCAGCGTTTTAACCGTAAGATTATCGTAGTAAAATATGGTGGAAGTGCCATGGTTGACGAGGAACTCAAAGCAAGAGTCATTCAGGACGTCACACTTTTGAAACTGGTAGGCTTCAAACCGATCATTGTTCATGGCGGCGGCAAGGAAATCAGCCGCTGGGTTGGAAAAGTTGGTATGAAACCGGAATTTAAGAATGGACTTCGTGTGACCGATGAGGCAACTATGGAGCTGGCTGAGATGGTTCTGGGCAAGGTAAATAAAAGTCTTGTTCAGCTTGTAGAGAGCCTGGGAGTCCGCGCGATCGGCATCAGTGGAAAAGACGGAAGACTTCTCTCTGTAAAGAAAAAATATGCAAATGGTGAAGATATCGGATTTGTCGGTGATGTGACAAATGTAAATGCGGATATTCTTTACGATCTTCTGGAAAAAGATTTCCTTCCGATCATTTGCCCAGTAGGACTGGACGATGACAACAATACATACAATATTAATGCAGATGATGCAGCATGTGCGATTGCAAAAGCTATGAAAGCAGAGAAGCTTGCATTTCTGACAGATATTGAAGGAGTCTATAAGGATCCACAGGATTCATCCACACTGATTTCTGAACTGACAGTATCAGAGGCTCATAAGCTGGTGGGAGATGGATATATCGGTGGCGGAATGCTTCCGAAGATCAACAACTGTATCGAGGCTATTGAGAGTGGGGTATCCAGAGTTCATATTCTGGATGGAAGAATTCCACACTGCCTGCTGCTTGAAATCTTTACAAACAAAGGAATTGGTACAGCTATTTTAAATGACAGTGAGAGAAGGTATTATGATGGAGAATAA
- the argJ gene encoding bifunctional glutamate N-acetyltransferase/amino-acid acetyltransferase ArgJ, with the protein MKQIKGGVTAAKGYEAASTAAGIKYQGRTDMALIYSQVPCVSAGTFTTNVVKAAPVKWDRQIVDSGAGVQAVVVNSGIANACTGEEGMGYCKETAEAAAKALNIDAAGVLVGSTGVIGMQLPMQKLVNGIQVLAGKKAEGLQSGHDAALAIMTTDTVEKEMAVEIEIGGKTVTIGGMSKGSGMIHPNMCTMLAFITTDAAITKEALQKALSEDVEDTYNMISVDGDTSTNDTAILLANGLAGNQEITYASPEYETFKEALHMVNETLAKKMAGDGEGATALFEVKVVGAESIKQAKTLAKSVVCSNLTKAAIAGHDANWGRILCAMGYSGVQFDPEKVDLFFESKAGKLQIIENGVATDYSEEVATKILSEPEITATADIKMGDYSATAWGCDLTHEYININADYRS; encoded by the coding sequence ATGAAACAGATAAAGGGCGGCGTAACAGCTGCGAAGGGATATGAGGCTGCAAGTACAGCCGCAGGGATTAAATATCAGGGACGTACCGACATGGCATTGATCTATAGCCAGGTGCCTTGTGTATCTGCAGGAACATTTACAACAAATGTTGTAAAGGCAGCTCCGGTTAAATGGGATCGCCAGATAGTAGACAGTGGCGCAGGCGTGCAGGCAGTTGTTGTAAACTCAGGAATTGCCAATGCATGTACCGGTGAAGAAGGCATGGGATATTGCAAAGAGACAGCCGAGGCAGCAGCGAAAGCGCTTAATATTGACGCAGCAGGTGTCCTGGTTGGTTCCACAGGAGTCATCGGAATGCAGCTTCCGATGCAGAAGCTGGTGAACGGAATCCAGGTGCTGGCAGGAAAGAAAGCAGAAGGTCTACAGAGCGGACACGATGCAGCTCTTGCAATCATGACTACTGATACAGTAGAAAAAGAGATGGCAGTTGAGATAGAGATTGGCGGCAAGACAGTCACAATCGGAGGGATGTCCAAAGGTTCCGGTATGATCCACCCGAATATGTGCACGATGCTTGCATTTATCACAACAGATGCCGCAATTACAAAAGAGGCACTGCAGAAGGCGCTGAGTGAAGACGTAGAAGATACTTATAACATGATTTCTGTAGATGGAGATACATCTACCAATGATACAGCAATTCTTCTTGCAAATGGTCTGGCAGGCAATCAGGAGATCACTTACGCAAGTCCGGAGTATGAGACATTTAAAGAGGCACTTCACATGGTCAACGAGACACTTGCCAAGAAAATGGCAGGAGATGGAGAAGGAGCGACTGCTTTATTTGAGGTGAAAGTCGTAGGAGCAGAGAGTATAAAGCAGGCAAAGACACTTGCAAAATCAGTTGTATGCTCCAATCTTACAAAGGCTGCAATTGCCGGACATGATGCAAACTGGGGAAGAATTCTCTGTGCAATGGGATATTCCGGTGTACAGTTTGATCCGGAAAAGGTGGATCTGTTCTTTGAAAGTAAGGCTGGAAAGCTTCAGATTATTGAAAATGGTGTGGCAACAGATTATAGTGAAGAAGTAGCCACGAAGATTTTATCTGAGCCTGAGATCACAGCCACGGCAGATATCAAAATGGGCGATTACAGTGCGACCGCATGGGGCTGTGATCTGACACATGAATATATCAATATTAACGCAGACTACAGAAGTTAA
- a CDS encoding GNAT family N-acetyltransferase has protein sequence MIRTMTIEDYEQVHDLWMKIHGFGIRSVDDSKEGVERFLKRNPTTSVVAVEDDKIVGAILCGHDGRRGCLYHVCVDEAYRMRGIGKSMVVFAMEALKTEGINNVSLIAFTKNDIGNAFWKEIGWKKREDLNYYDFILNEANITAFIQ, from the coding sequence ATGATACGAACAATGACAATTGAAGATTATGAACAGGTGCATGATCTTTGGATGAAAATACATGGTTTTGGAATTCGAAGTGTGGATGATTCAAAAGAAGGTGTGGAGCGTTTCTTAAAGAGAAATCCAACAACGAGTGTGGTGGCAGTTGAAGATGATAAGATTGTTGGTGCTATTTTATGTGGACATGATGGAAGAAGGGGGTGTCTCTATCATGTCTGTGTGGATGAAGCATACCGCATGCGCGGAATCGGAAAATCAATGGTTGTATTTGCAATGGAAGCACTAAAAACAGAAGGAATCAACAATGTTTCTTTAATTGCATTTACAAAGAATGATATAGGAAATGCATTCTGGAAAGAGATTGGCTGGAAGAAGCGGGAAGATTTGAATTATTACGACTTTATATTAAATGAGGCGAATATCACTGCATTTATTCAGTAA